In bacterium, a genomic segment contains:
- a CDS encoding NADP-dependent malic enzyme, with the protein MIRREDALEYHRRGRAGKIQVTPTKPCTTQVDLSLAYTPGVAEPCREIEKDPAAAYLYTARGNLVAVISNGTAVLGLGHIGALAGKPVMEGKGVLFKRFADIDVFDIEIDELDPVKIVEIVRALEPTFGGINLEDIKAPECFYIEEQLKATMKIPVFHDDQHGTAIISGAALLNACEIAEKDLSRVKVVFNGAGAAGIACAAHYVRLGVRMENLILCDSGGVVYKGRTKGMNPYKERFAANTTARTLAEAMEDADVFCGCSVANTVTQDMIRSMAKNPIVFAMANPDPEITYPEAKAARSDVIMATGRSDYPNQVNNVLGFPFIFRGALDVRASAINDEMKVAATHALADLAKQPVPESVLAAYGATEMSFGRDYIIPKPFDYRVLLWEARAVAEAAMRSGVAGVTIDPDQYTYELEARLGRSRAIMRDVINRARSERKRIVFPEGTAPKILHATRRIREERICDPILIGDPDRIKAVAAEVSVDLNGVEIVDPSTSPWREEFTEQFHLLRARKGVTFRDAQRLMLDPHYFGLMMVRTGKADGLVAGATVHYPEVLRPCLQIFPRHHGSSEICGMTMVIWPNDIMFFADTTVRIDPTAEQLAEITLGCAREVRRFGIEPKVALLSFSNFGSVDHPFTRKVREAVQIVKERDPLLIVDGEMQADTAVTPQILAETYPFSKLKEKANLLIFPDLQSGNIAYKLIQRLGGAEIIGPLLVGMEKPIQVLQVGSYTVRDIMHLAAVTVVSAQGRMQTELFRPSDADKVKPSASRA; encoded by the coding sequence ATGATCCGCCGTGAAGATGCCCTGGAGTACCACCGTCGCGGACGGGCGGGCAAAATCCAGGTCACGCCCACCAAGCCATGCACCACGCAGGTCGACCTGTCGTTGGCCTATACACCCGGCGTCGCTGAACCCTGCCGCGAGATCGAAAAGGACCCCGCGGCCGCCTATCTCTATACCGCCCGCGGCAACCTGGTGGCCGTGATCTCCAACGGCACCGCGGTGCTGGGGTTGGGGCATATCGGCGCCTTGGCCGGCAAACCGGTGATGGAAGGCAAGGGCGTGCTGTTCAAACGGTTCGCCGACATCGATGTCTTTGACATCGAAATCGACGAACTCGACCCCGTCAAGATCGTGGAGATCGTCCGCGCCCTCGAACCGACCTTCGGCGGCATCAACCTCGAAGACATCAAGGCCCCCGAGTGCTTCTATATCGAGGAACAACTCAAGGCCACCATGAAGATTCCGGTCTTCCACGATGACCAGCACGGGACCGCCATTATCTCCGGCGCCGCGTTGCTCAACGCCTGCGAGATCGCCGAAAAAGACCTCAGCCGGGTCAAGGTCGTCTTCAACGGCGCCGGCGCCGCGGGCATCGCCTGCGCGGCCCACTACGTCAGACTCGGCGTGCGTATGGAAAACCTCATCCTCTGCGATTCGGGCGGAGTGGTTTACAAGGGACGCACCAAAGGGATGAACCCCTACAAGGAGCGCTTTGCCGCCAACACCACGGCACGGACGCTGGCCGAGGCGATGGAGGACGCCGATGTTTTCTGTGGCTGCTCGGTCGCCAACACGGTCACACAGGACATGATCCGCTCCATGGCGAAGAATCCCATCGTCTTCGCGATGGCCAATCCCGATCCGGAGATCACCTACCCCGAAGCCAAGGCGGCGCGGTCCGACGTCATCATGGCCACGGGACGGTCCGACTACCCCAACCAGGTCAACAACGTCCTCGGCTTCCCGTTCATCTTCCGCGGGGCGCTCGATGTCCGCGCCAGTGCGATCAATGACGAGATGAAGGTGGCGGCCACGCATGCGCTGGCCGACTTGGCCAAACAGCCGGTGCCCGAGTCGGTGCTGGCGGCCTATGGCGCAACCGAAATGTCCTTCGGGCGCGATTACATCATCCCCAAGCCCTTCGACTACCGCGTGCTTCTCTGGGAGGCCCGCGCCGTGGCCGAGGCGGCCATGAGGTCGGGCGTCGCCGGCGTCACCATCGACCCGGACCAGTACACCTACGAACTCGAGGCACGCCTGGGGCGCTCGCGCGCCATCATGCGCGATGTCATCAACCGCGCCCGCTCCGAGCGCAAGCGCATCGTCTTCCCCGAGGGCACGGCGCCGAAGATCCTGCATGCCACCCGCCGTATCCGCGAGGAGCGCATCTGCGACCCGATCCTGATCGGCGACCCTGACAGAATCAAGGCCGTGGCCGCCGAGGTGAGCGTCGACTTAAACGGCGTCGAAATTGTCGATCCGTCCACATCGCCGTGGCGCGAGGAGTTCACTGAGCAATTCCACCTGCTGCGCGCGCGCAAGGGCGTGACGTTCCGCGATGCCCAGCGGCTGATGCTGGATCCGCACTACTTCGGACTGATGATGGTGCGGACCGGCAAGGCCGACGGCCTGGTCGCCGGCGCCACCGTCCACTATCCCGAGGTGCTGCGCCCCTGCCTGCAGATCTTCCCGCGTCATCATGGCTCCAGCGAGATTTGCGGCATGACCATGGTCATCTGGCCCAACGACATCATGTTCTTCGCCGACACCACGGTGCGCATCGACCCGACCGCCGAACAACTGGCCGAGATCACCCTCGGCTGCGCCCGCGAAGTTCGGCGTTTCGGCATCGAGCCGAAGGTCGCGCTGTTGTCGTTCTCGAACTTCGGATCGGTCGATCATCCGTTCACCCGCAAGGTCCGCGAGGCCGTGCAGATCGTCAAGGAGCGCGACCCGCTCCTGATCGTCGACGGCGAGATGCAGGCGGACACGGCCGTGACGCCGCAGATTCTCGCGGAGACCTATCCGTTTTCGAAGCTGAAAGAGAAGGCGAACCTTCTCATCTTCCCCGACTTGCAGTCGGGCAACATCGCCTACAAGTTGATCCAGCGGCTGGGCGGCGCCGAAATCATCGGCCCGCTGCTGGTGGGCATGGAAAAGCCGATCCAGGTGCTGCAGGTCGGTTCCTACACGGTGCGCGACATCATGCACCTGGCCGCCGTTACGGTGGTCTCGGCCCAGGGTCGGATGCAGACCGAATTGTTCCGTCCCTCCGATGCCGACAAGGTGAAGCCGAGCGCCTCACGCGCCTGA